A genomic segment from Chitinophaga niabensis encodes:
- a CDS encoding class I SAM-dependent methyltransferase: MTQATITYEYERIADIKRLKFIAEALKKEIPEKGRVLDVGCGNGVISRHLGQFGYDVLGIDISQKTIDVARSKNTLPNVRFEAISAEALTAAGEKYDAVICSEVLEHLDHPEKLLRVIYDTIKDNGLLVVTVPNGVGPRELCVTRPMLKARNNPGMWKFINKIKSALGFKGTTVQSQADNLDHVQFFTRKDLLNLAQTNNYDIIKFSKTNFVEDVFPFSLLTKRIKFLQKLDCEVAEILPIGFTGGFNTLWKKRV; the protein is encoded by the coding sequence ATGACACAAGCAACGATCACCTACGAATATGAACGTATCGCAGATATCAAGCGACTGAAATTTATTGCAGAGGCCCTCAAGAAAGAGATCCCTGAAAAAGGCCGCGTGCTGGACGTAGGTTGCGGTAATGGCGTTATCAGCCGCCATCTTGGCCAGTTTGGCTATGATGTGCTGGGCATTGATATCAGCCAGAAAACAATTGATGTGGCCCGTTCCAAGAATACACTGCCTAATGTACGCTTTGAAGCCATCAGTGCAGAAGCGCTCACGGCAGCAGGTGAAAAATATGATGCAGTGATCTGCAGTGAAGTACTGGAACACCTGGACCATCCTGAAAAATTACTGCGTGTAATATATGATACCATTAAGGACAATGGTTTGCTGGTAGTGACCGTACCGAATGGAGTGGGCCCGCGTGAACTGTGCGTAACAAGGCCTATGCTGAAAGCCCGGAATAACCCCGGCATGTGGAAGTTCATTAATAAAATTAAAAGTGCCCTTGGTTTTAAAGGTACTACCGTACAGTCACAGGCAGATAACCTGGACCATGTGCAGTTCTTTACCCGTAAGGACCTGCTGAACCTCGCGCAAACAAATAATTACGATATCATCAAGTTTTCGAAAACGAATTTTGTGGAAGATGTATTCCCTTTTTCCCTGCTCACCAAGCGCATTAAGTTCCTGCAAAAGCTGGATTGCGAGGTAGCTGAGATCCTGCCTATAGGTTTTACCGGTGGGTTCAATACATTGTGGAAGAAAAGAGTCTAG
- a CDS encoding glycosyltransferase family 4 protein, with protein sequence MEQPRKIRVLETIRQGKIGGGESHVLDLVKTMDSELFEPVVLSFTDGPMVQALTAIGVPVHVIASEKAFDISIWKKVRAFLTEQRIDIVHVHGTRANTNVMWAARRLGLPLIYTIHGWSFHDGLNPLIKRARIAAEKYITRKAKVNICVSDSNRETGIKTFGRFDSVVIKNGVNPVKFNPGAAYPDVKAAYGIPADQLVIGYIARMTLQKDPVGMLEGFSLALQQFPDMKLLMIGEGELKEAALDAARRLNITDHVIFDNFRQDVPAVLNGVDIYCLPSLWEGFPIGVLEAMAMGKAVIASDVDGTREAVTDGDNGLLVPAKNSETLAAAIVKLAKDKTLRAQLQQRAMDTIRSKYTVSGMTRQIEKIYQQLYHN encoded by the coding sequence ATGGAGCAACCCCGTAAAATAAGAGTATTAGAAACGATCCGCCAGGGTAAGATAGGAGGAGGGGAAAGCCATGTGCTGGACCTTGTGAAAACAATGGATAGCGAATTGTTTGAACCGGTGGTGCTTTCCTTCACGGATGGGCCTATGGTACAGGCACTCACGGCAATCGGCGTACCGGTGCATGTGATTGCCAGCGAAAAAGCATTTGATATCAGTATCTGGAAAAAGGTGCGTGCCTTCCTCACGGAACAACGCATCGATATTGTACACGTACACGGCACCCGCGCCAATACAAATGTGATGTGGGCTGCGCGCAGGCTGGGTTTGCCGCTGATCTACACCATCCATGGATGGTCCTTTCACGATGGCCTGAACCCATTGATCAAAAGAGCGCGTATTGCAGCAGAGAAATATATTACCCGCAAGGCAAAGGTGAACATCTGCGTATCTGATTCCAACAGGGAAACAGGTATTAAAACTTTCGGCCGCTTTGATTCCGTAGTGATCAAGAATGGTGTGAACCCGGTGAAATTCAATCCCGGTGCAGCATACCCTGATGTGAAAGCAGCCTATGGTATTCCTGCGGATCAGCTGGTGATCGGTTACATTGCAAGGATGACCCTGCAAAAAGATCCGGTGGGCATGCTGGAAGGATTCAGCCTGGCGCTTCAGCAATTCCCTGATATGAAACTGCTGATGATAGGAGAGGGAGAGTTAAAAGAAGCAGCATTGGATGCAGCCCGCAGATTGAACATAACAGATCATGTGATCTTTGATAATTTCCGCCAGGATGTACCGGCCGTATTGAACGGCGTAGACATTTACTGCCTTCCTTCTTTATGGGAAGGATTCCCGATAGGAGTGCTGGAAGCAATGGCCATGGGAAAAGCAGTGATTGCCAGCGATGTGGACGGAACCCGCGAAGCCGTAACGGATGGCGATAATGGTTTGCTGGTACCTGCAAAGAACAGTGAAACCCTGGCTGCCGCCATTGTGAAACTGGCCAAAGACAAAACGCTCAGAGCACAATTACAACAGCGTGCCATGGATACGATACGGAGTAAATACACCGTATCCGGCATGACACGGCAAATTGAAAAAATATATCAACAGCTTTACCATAACTGA
- the asnB gene encoding asparagine synthase (glutamine-hydrolyzing), which translates to MCGIAGFIDFSQKSGQDTLQKMTDVLLHRGPNDAGYECYSSQNAVVGLGQRRLSILDLSSSGHQPMHFRQYSMVFNGEIYNFKEIRKELEAKGYTFSSGTDTEVLLKGFDCWQEKVMDKCIGMFAFVIYDEQKGEVFICRDRAGVKPLYYYWHENLFLFASELKSFVEHPAFRKDIDEKSVSLFLQYSYIPAPYTVYRNTYKLKPGHYLTLNLQKAIPEEKEYWNVLEAYRQPETKLSERDVIAHTEELMKSAYQYRMVSDVPVGVFLSGGYDSASVAAILQEGSGSRIKTFTIGYKEKQWDESAEAKKIARHLGTDHTEWIIGASDAKDVLHQLPEIYDEPFADNSTVPTTLVSKLASKDVKVVLSADGGDELFAGYNKFNQAIKYTSQLPRGVQSLLGAAMSIIQPEVIPYFNKKYNFASRYEKMKLIWQDGKPQQALKYISQYITESEAAYYMGSATGKYKTNFDLNGELSSIPDPLNKLLAIDYRTFLVDNNLVKVDRATMSVSIEGREPMLDHRLLEFLATVPAALKVKEQTNKYILKTIVHKYIPKSMMDRPKRPFIAPLQEWFKDDLREQMQYYLAPERLQKTGLFNASHVQELLKKYLDGGRVSHQKLWNILVFQLWYDRWIEKL; encoded by the coding sequence ATGTGTGGAATAGCAGGGTTTATTGATTTTTCGCAAAAATCAGGTCAGGATACGCTGCAGAAAATGACAGATGTGTTATTGCACCGTGGTCCTAATGATGCCGGTTACGAATGTTACAGCAGCCAAAACGCTGTTGTAGGGCTCGGCCAGCGCAGGTTATCCATTCTCGATCTTAGCAGCTCCGGCCACCAGCCAATGCATTTCAGGCAGTACAGCATGGTGTTCAACGGAGAGATCTATAATTTTAAGGAAATACGCAAAGAACTGGAAGCTAAAGGGTACACCTTCAGTTCCGGTACGGATACAGAGGTATTGCTGAAGGGCTTTGATTGCTGGCAGGAGAAAGTGATGGACAAATGCATCGGTATGTTCGCCTTTGTGATCTACGACGAACAGAAAGGAGAGGTGTTCATTTGCCGGGACAGGGCAGGGGTAAAACCACTGTATTATTACTGGCACGAGAACCTGTTCCTGTTTGCCTCAGAGCTGAAGAGCTTTGTTGAGCATCCTGCTTTCCGTAAAGATATTGATGAAAAGAGTGTTTCCCTCTTCCTGCAATACAGCTACATCCCTGCACCATACACTGTTTACAGGAATACCTATAAACTGAAGCCGGGACATTATTTAACACTGAACCTGCAAAAAGCTATCCCTGAAGAAAAGGAATACTGGAACGTACTGGAAGCATACAGGCAGCCTGAAACCAAACTTTCCGAAAGGGATGTGATCGCGCATACAGAAGAGCTGATGAAGAGTGCATACCAGTACCGCATGGTATCTGATGTGCCCGTAGGAGTGTTCCTGAGCGGTGGGTACGACAGTGCGAGCGTGGCCGCCATCCTGCAGGAAGGGTCCGGCAGCCGCATTAAGACCTTTACCATTGGCTACAAGGAAAAACAATGGGATGAATCTGCGGAAGCGAAAAAGATAGCCCGCCACCTGGGAACAGATCATACAGAATGGATCATTGGTGCATCCGATGCAAAAGATGTATTACATCAATTGCCTGAAATATACGATGAACCTTTTGCTGATAACTCTACCGTGCCCACCACACTGGTGAGTAAACTGGCGAGTAAGGATGTAAAAGTGGTACTGTCTGCAGATGGCGGTGATGAACTGTTTGCCGGATATAACAAGTTCAACCAGGCGATCAAATATACCAGCCAGCTGCCAAGAGGTGTGCAATCCCTACTGGGTGCCGCCATGAGCATCATACAGCCGGAAGTGATCCCTTACTTCAATAAGAAATACAACTTTGCCTCCCGCTACGAAAAGATGAAACTGATCTGGCAGGATGGTAAACCGCAACAGGCACTGAAATATATCAGCCAGTACATTACGGAAAGTGAGGCGGCTTATTACATGGGTTCTGCCACGGGTAAATACAAAACTAACTTTGACCTCAACGGAGAACTGAGTTCCATTCCTGATCCGCTGAATAAATTACTGGCCATCGACTACCGCACCTTCCTGGTAGATAACAACCTGGTGAAAGTGGACCGTGCTACGATGAGTGTGAGCATCGAAGGCCGCGAGCCGATGCTGGACCACCGCCTGCTGGAATTCCTGGCAACTGTGCCTGCAGCATTGAAGGTAAAGGAGCAAACCAATAAATACATCCTCAAAACGATTGTACATAAATACATTCCCAAATCCATGATGGACCGCCCGAAACGGCCTTTCATCGCGCCTTTGCAGGAATGGTTCAAAGATGACCTGAGAGAGCAGATGCAGTATTATTTAGCACCGGAACGCCTGCAGAAAACAGGATTGTTCAATGCATCGCATGTGCAGGAGCTGCTGAAGAAATACCTGGATGGCGGCAGGGTAAGCCATCAGAAATTATGGAATATACTGGTGTTCCAGTTATGGTATGACCGTTGGATCGAAAAGCTGTAA
- a CDS encoding glycosyltransferase family 2 protein, giving the protein MQAVRTEHNNKPLVSIITVNYNNSVVTCELLASLKINSYHNIEVIVVDNASKEDPTASLLNVWPLVKVIRSEKNLGFAGGNNLGIKAASGSFLFLVNNDTEFTDGLIEGLIETFEQYPDAGVVSPKFHYFFHKGTIEYAGYQAVDPFTGRNAMIGCQEKDNGQYDAVSVTPYAHGGAMMISREALEKTGLMPEVYFLYYEEFDWCEQFKRNGYKIYYQYKSLIYHKESMTTGKNSPLKTYFITRNRLLFMRRNTTMTGRLGFMLYFTFLTIPKNTLGFLFKREGVHLKAFWRGIFWNIQHLKKPTDLCVE; this is encoded by the coding sequence ATGCAAGCCGTAAGAACTGAACATAATAATAAGCCGCTGGTTTCTATTATTACAGTGAATTACAATAATTCGGTTGTAACATGTGAGCTACTGGCTTCCCTCAAAATAAATAGCTACCATAATATCGAAGTGATCGTGGTGGACAACGCTTCCAAGGAAGACCCCACCGCGTCACTTCTGAACGTTTGGCCCCTTGTTAAAGTGATCCGGAGTGAAAAGAACCTGGGTTTTGCCGGCGGCAATAACCTGGGGATCAAAGCAGCTTCCGGCAGCTTCCTCTTCCTGGTGAATAACGATACGGAATTCACAGACGGGTTGATAGAAGGGCTGATCGAAACCTTTGAACAATACCCCGATGCCGGCGTGGTAAGCCCCAAATTCCATTACTTCTTCCATAAAGGCACCATCGAATATGCCGGTTACCAGGCGGTAGACCCCTTTACAGGCCGGAATGCCATGATCGGTTGCCAGGAAAAGGATAACGGCCAGTACGATGCTGTTTCCGTTACCCCTTATGCACACGGCGGCGCCATGATGATCTCCCGCGAAGCGCTGGAGAAAACAGGGCTCATGCCGGAAGTTTATTTCCTCTATTATGAGGAGTTCGACTGGTGCGAGCAGTTTAAAAGGAACGGTTATAAGATATACTACCAGTACAAATCCCTTATTTACCATAAGGAGTCGATGACCACCGGTAAGAACAGCCCATTAAAAACGTATTTCATAACGAGGAACAGGTTGTTATTTATGAGAAGAAATACAACTATGACAGGACGTTTGGGTTTTATGTTATATTTTACATTCTTAACGATACCCAAAAATACCCTCGGATTCCTTTTCAAAAGAGAAGGGGTTCATCTGAAAGCCTTTTGGCGGGGGATCTTCTGGAATATCCAACATCTTAAAAAACCTACAGACTTATGTGTGGAATAG